A segment of the Paracoccus suum genome:
CTATCCGGCCGAGGCGACGGCCGAGGCCAGCTTTCTGCGCCCGGGCCATGAGCTGATCGCGGCGGGTTACATCATCTACGGTCCGCAATGCGCGATGATTATCGCGACCCCCGGCGGCGTGCGCTGCGCCATCCTCGATCCCGACAGCGGCGGCTTTGCCCCCGCCCCCTTACTCCGGGACATCCCCGAGGGATCGTGCGAATACGCGATCAACGCCAGCAACTACCGCCACTGGCCGGCGCCGATCCGCGCCTACGTCGATGACATGGTCGCCGGCAGCGACGGGCCGCGCGGGCGCAATTTCAACATGCGCTGGATCGCCTCGCTGGTGGCAGAGCTGCATCGCATCCTGATCCGCGGCGGGGTTTTCCTCTATCCCGGCGACGACCGGCCCAGCTATGCGCAGGGCCGCCTGCGCATGGTCTACGAGGCCGCGCCCGTCGCGTTTCTGGTTGAGGCCGCCGGAGGGGCCGCCACCGACGGTTGCGAGCGTATCCTCGATCAGGTGCCCGGCAGCCTGCACGCCCGCACGCCGCTGGTGTTCGGCGCCCGCGACAAGGTCGCCCGCGTCGCCACCTATCACGACCTCGACGACACCGAAACTTCGGCGCTGTTCACCCGGCGCGGCCTGTTCAGGAGCTGATTGATGAGCCGCAAGCATCCCGTCATCAGCGTCACCGGCAGCTCAGGCGCGGGCACCTCGACGGTCAAGCACACCTTCGACCAGATCTTTCGGCGGGAGGGCATCAAGGCCGTCAGCATCGAGGGCGACGCCTTCCACCGTTACAACCGCGCCGAAATGAAGGCCGAGCTGGAGCGGCGCACCGAGGCTGGCGAGCACAGCTTCAGCCACTTCAGCTTTGACGCGAACGAGTTGGAAAAGCTGCAGGAGGTGTTCCGCACCTATGGCGAGACCGGCACCGGCCAGACCCGCAACTACGTCCATGATGAAGCGGAGGCCGAGCGCCTTGGAACGCCGCCGGGCCATTTCACCCCCTGGCGCCCGCTGGAGGAAGGCTCGGACCTGCTGTTCTACGAGGGGCTGCACGGCGCGGTCATCAACGGCACGGTCGATCTGCCGGCGCTTTCGGACCTGACCATCGGCGTCGTGCCAGTCATCAATCTGGAATGGATCCAGAAAATCCACCGCGACCGGGCCCAGCGCGGCTATTCGACCGAGGCGGTCACCGACGTGATCCTGCGCCGGATGCACGCCTATGTGCACTGTATCTGCCCGCAATTCACCGAAACGGACATCAACTTCCAGCGGGTGCCTGTCGTCGATACCTCCGACCCGTTCATCGCGCGCTGGATCCCGACCGCAGATGAAAGCTTGGTCGTCATCCGGTTCAAGTCCCCACGCGGCATCGATTTTCCCTACCTGACCCAGATGATCAACGGCTCGTGGATGAGCCGGGCGAACAGCATCGTCATCCCCGGCAACAAGCTGGACCTCGCGATGCAACTTATCCTGACGCCGCTGATCCTGCGGATGATCGATACGGCAAGAAAGGCGTGATCCGATGAATACCCATGTGACGCCGAAAACCTATCGCGTGACCATGGCCGAGCGCGCCATGGCCAACGCCATCCGCGCCCTGACAATGGACGCGGTGCAAGCGGCGAACAGCGGCCATCCGGGGATGCCGATGGGGATGGCGGACGTGGCGACGGTGCTGTTCGACCGCTTCATGCGCATTGACCCGGCCGATCCGCGCTGGCCCGACCGCGACCGCTTAGTGCTGTCGGCCGGCCACGGCTCGATGCTGCTCTATGCCATCAATCACCTGCTGGGCTACGCCGACATGCCGGTGGAAGAACTGAAGCGTTTCCGGCAACTGGGGGCGCTGACGGCGGGCCATCCCGAATACGGCCATGCGGGCGGGATCGAGGTGACCACCGGGCCGCTGGGCCAGGGCATCGCTACCGCGGTCGGCATGGCGCTGGCCGAACGCATGGCCGAGGCGCGCTGGGGCAGCGAACTGGTCGATCATTGGACCTATGTCATCGCCGGCGACGGCTGCCTGATGGAGGGGATCAGCCACGAGGCGATCGACCTCGCCGGTCATCTGGGTCTCGGGCGGCTGATCGTGCTGTGGGATGACAACAAGATCACAATCGACGGCGGCACGGAGTTGTCGACCTCGACCGATCAGCGCGCGCGCTTTGCCGCCGCTGGCTGGCACACCGTCGCCTGCGACGCCCATGAGCCCGAAGAGATCGCCGCCGCGATCGAGGCCGCGCGGGCCGATCCTCGCCCCTCGCTGATCGCCTGCAACTCGATCATCGGCTGGGGCGCGCCCTCAAAGCAGGGCGGCCACGACGTGCACGGCGCGCCGCTGGGCGCGGACGAGATCGCCGCCGCGCGCGGCTATCTGGAATGGCCGCACGAGCCCTTTGTCATCGCCCCCGAGATCTATGAGAAATGGCACGCCATCGCCCGGCGGGGGGCAGAGGCCCGCGCGGCATGGCAGGCGCGGCTCGCGGCCTCGCCCCGTCGCGCGGCGTTCGAGGCAGCCCAGGCGCGCGTCGGCGAGGAGGCGCTGGCTAAGGCCATGGACTCCTACAAGGCCCAACTCTCGGCCGACATGCCCAAGTTCGCCACCCGCAAGGCTTCCGAGATGGCGCTGGCCGTGGTCAACACCGCCCTGCCCGAGACGATCGGCGGCAGCGCCGATCTGACCGGATCGAACCTGACGCGCACCAAGGGTATGCGCCCCGTCACGCGCGCCGACTATGGCGGACGCTACATCCACTTTGGCATCCGCGAACATGGCATGGCGGCGGCCATGAACGGTATCGCCCTGCACGGCGGCTTTCGCCCCTACGGCGGCACCTTCCTGGCCTTTGCCGACTATTTGCGGCCGGCCATCCGGCTGTCGGCGCTGATGGGCGTGCCGGTCACCTATGTCATGACCCATGATTCCATCGGCCTCGGCGAGGACGGCCCGACCCATCAGCCGGTCGAGCATCTGGCCAGCCTGCGCGCCATTCCCAACCTGACCGTGATCCGCCCGGCGGATGCGGTCGAGACCGCCGAGGCATGGCAGATCGCCATGACCGCAACGGCGACACCGACCCTGCTGGTGCTGTCGCGACAGAACCTCCCGACGGTGCGTGACACGCATGAGCAGGCGAACCTGACGGCGCGGGGGGCCTATCCTCTGCGCGGCCCAGCGCGCCGTCAGGTGACCCTGATCGCCACCGGTTCGGAGGTCGAGATCGCGCTCGCCGCCGCCGACCTGCTGGAGGCCGGGGGAATCCGCGCCGCGGTCGTCAGCGCCCCCAGCTTCGAGTTGTTCGCGGCCCAGCCCGAGGCCTACCGCGCCGAGGTGCTGGGCGAGGCGCCGCGCGTCGGCGTCGAGGCCGCGATCCGGCAGGGCTGGGACGGTCCCATCCTGCGCACCGGAGACGGTTTTGTCGGCATGACCGGATTCGGCGCCTCGGCCCCTGCCCCGGACCTCTACCGCCATTTCGGTATCACCGCCGAGGCAGTCGCCGACATCGCCCGCAAACTGATCAAGGAGTAAGCCCCATGGCCCTCATCACCCTGCGCCAATTGCTGGATCACGCGGCAGAGCACGGCTACGGCGTGCCCGCCTTCAACATCAACAACATGGAGCAGGGCCTCGCCATCATGGAGGCCGCCAAGGCCACCGACGCGCCGGTCATCATCCAAGCATCGCGCGGCGCGCGGTCCTACGCCAACGACATCATGCTGGCCAAGATGATCGAGGCGCTTGCCGCGATCTATCCGGGGATCCCGCTCTGCATGCACCAGGACCACGGCAACGACGAGGCGACCTGCATGACCGCCATCCGCCACGGTTTCACCAGCGTGATGATGGACGGCAGCCTCGAAGCCGACGGCAAGACCCCGACCAGCTACGACTACAACGTCGCGATCACCGAGCGGGTCTCGCGCATGGCCCATTGGGTCGGCGCTTCGGTCGAGGGCGAGTTGGGCGTACTCGGCAGCCTCGAGGGCGAAAGCGAGGCCGAGGACGGCCACGGCGCGGAGGGCAAGCTGGACCATTCCATGCTGCTGACGGACCCCGACCAGGCGGTCGATTTCGTCGCCCGCACCGGCGTTGACGCCTTGGCCATCGCCTGCGGCACCAGCCACGGCGCCTACAAGTTCAGCCGCAAGCCGGACGGCGAAATCCTTGCCATGAAGGTGATCGAGGAGATCCACCGCAAGCTGCCGAACACGCATCTGGTGATGCATGGCAGCAGCAGCGTGCCGCAGGAGTTGCAGGACATCATCAATTCCCATGGCGGCGAGATGCCCCAGACCTTTGGCGTGCCGGTGGACGAGATCGTGCGCGGCATCCGCCACGGCGTGCGCAAGGTCAATATCGACACAGATGCGCGCATGGCCATGGCCGGCCAGTTCCGCCGCATCGCGGCCGAGCACCCGCGCGAGTTCGACCCCCGCAAGTTCCTCAAGCCCGCGATGGACGCCATGCGCGACATGTGCCGCGAACGGCTGGAGGCCTTCGGCACCGCCGGCAACGCCAGCAAGATCAAGGTCATACCGATGGACGAGATGGCCAAACGCTATGCGTCGGGGGCGATGGGCCCGGCTGTGACTGCGGCCCGCGCCGCGTGAAATGAAGGAGGGGACCATGGACGACATGACCGCCGCTGGTGAATCCAAGACCGAGATCACCGACAAGAAAAAGCGCTACGCCGCAGGGGTGCTGAAATACGCGCAGATGGGTTACTGGGACGGCGACTACCAGCCCAAGGACACCGACCTGCTGGCGCTGTTCCGCATCACGCCGCAGCCGGGGGTCGACCCGATCGAGGCCGCCGCCGCCGTCGCCGGCGAAAGCAGCACCGCCACCTGGACCGTGGTCTGGACCGACCGGCTGACGGCCTGCAACCAGTACCGCGCCAAGGCCTACAAGGTCGAACCTGTCCCCGGCCAGCCGGGCCAGTACTTCTGCTATGTCGCCTATGACGTGATCCTGTTCGAGGAAGGCAGCATCGCCAACCTCACCGCCTCGATCATCGGCAACGTCTTCAGCTTCAAGCCGCTGCTGGCGGCGCGGCTCGAGGACATGCGGCTGCCGATCGCCTACTGCAAGACTTTCAAGGGTCCGCCCACCGGCATCGTGGTCGAGCGGGAGCGCCTCGACAAGTTCGGCCGCCCGCTGCTGGGCGCAACGACGAAGCCCAAGTTGGGCCTGTCGGGCAAGAACTATGGCCGCGTGGTCTATGAGGGTCTGGTCGGCGGCCTCGACTTCATGAAGGACGACGAGAACATCAACAGCCAGCCCTTCATGCACTGGCGCGACCGGTTCCTCTACGTGATGGAGGCGGTGAACAAGGCGCAGGCCCGCACCGGCGAGGTCAAGGGCCACTATCTGAACATCACAGCCGGCACGATGGAGGAGATGTATCGCCGCGCCCAGTTCGCGAAGGAACTGGGGTCGGTGATCGTCATGATCGACCTCATCATCGGCTACACCGCGATCCAGTCGATCAGCGAATGGTGCCGGCAGAACGACATGATCCTGCACCTGCACCGCGCGGGGCATGGCACCTACACCCGCCAGAAAAACCACGGCATCAGCTTCCGCGTGATCGCCAAGTGGATGCGCCTTGCCGGGGTCGACCACATCCATGCCGGCACCGCGGTCGGCAAGCTGGAGGGCGATCCCATGACCGTCCAGGGCTTCTACAATGTCTGCCGCGAGACGCATAACGAGGTCGATCTGCAGCGCGGGTTGTTCTTTGAGCAGGA
Coding sequences within it:
- a CDS encoding class 1 fructose-bisphosphatase, which encodes MTAQQPGSVRMFDGLPSELGDTLARLAAVGARISRRIARGGLEEHLAGAVGTNAGGDGQKALDLIADEAFHAALEGSAVRWVASEEREEASPINPAGSLALAIDPLDGSSNIETNVSIGTIFGIYPAEATAEASFLRPGHELIAAGYIIYGPQCAMIIATPGGVRCAILDPDSGGFAPAPLLRDIPEGSCEYAINASNYRHWPAPIRAYVDDMVAGSDGPRGRNFNMRWIASLVAELHRILIRGGVFLYPGDDRPSYAQGRLRMVYEAAPVAFLVEAAGGAATDGCERILDQVPGSLHARTPLVFGARDKVARVATYHDLDDTETSALFTRRGLFRS
- the tkt gene encoding transketolase, producing the protein MNTHVTPKTYRVTMAERAMANAIRALTMDAVQAANSGHPGMPMGMADVATVLFDRFMRIDPADPRWPDRDRLVLSAGHGSMLLYAINHLLGYADMPVEELKRFRQLGALTAGHPEYGHAGGIEVTTGPLGQGIATAVGMALAERMAEARWGSELVDHWTYVIAGDGCLMEGISHEAIDLAGHLGLGRLIVLWDDNKITIDGGTELSTSTDQRARFAAAGWHTVACDAHEPEEIAAAIEAARADPRPSLIACNSIIGWGAPSKQGGHDVHGAPLGADEIAAARGYLEWPHEPFVIAPEIYEKWHAIARRGAEARAAWQARLAASPRRAAFEAAQARVGEEALAKAMDSYKAQLSADMPKFATRKASEMALAVVNTALPETIGGSADLTGSNLTRTKGMRPVTRADYGGRYIHFGIREHGMAAAMNGIALHGGFRPYGGTFLAFADYLRPAIRLSALMGVPVTYVMTHDSIGLGEDGPTHQPVEHLASLRAIPNLTVIRPADAVETAEAWQIAMTATATPTLLVLSRQNLPTVRDTHEQANLTARGAYPLRGPARRQVTLIATGSEVEIALAAADLLEAGGIRAAVVSAPSFELFAAQPEAYRAEVLGEAPRVGVEAAIRQGWDGPILRTGDGFVGMTGFGASAPAPDLYRHFGITAEAVADIARKLIKE
- a CDS encoding phosphoribulokinase yields the protein MSRKHPVISVTGSSGAGTSTVKHTFDQIFRREGIKAVSIEGDAFHRYNRAEMKAELERRTEAGEHSFSHFSFDANELEKLQEVFRTYGETGTGQTRNYVHDEAEAERLGTPPGHFTPWRPLEEGSDLLFYEGLHGAVINGTVDLPALSDLTIGVVPVINLEWIQKIHRDRAQRGYSTEAVTDVILRRMHAYVHCICPQFTETDINFQRVPVVDTSDPFIARWIPTADESLVVIRFKSPRGIDFPYLTQMINGSWMSRANSIVIPGNKLDLAMQLILTPLILRMIDTARKA
- the fba gene encoding class II fructose-bisphosphate aldolase (catalyzes the reversible aldol condensation of dihydroxyacetonephosphate and glyceraldehyde 3-phosphate in the Calvin cycle, glycolysis, and/or gluconeogenesis) translates to MALITLRQLLDHAAEHGYGVPAFNINNMEQGLAIMEAAKATDAPVIIQASRGARSYANDIMLAKMIEALAAIYPGIPLCMHQDHGNDEATCMTAIRHGFTSVMMDGSLEADGKTPTSYDYNVAITERVSRMAHWVGASVEGELGVLGSLEGESEAEDGHGAEGKLDHSMLLTDPDQAVDFVARTGVDALAIACGTSHGAYKFSRKPDGEILAMKVIEEIHRKLPNTHLVMHGSSSVPQELQDIINSHGGEMPQTFGVPVDEIVRGIRHGVRKVNIDTDARMAMAGQFRRIAAEHPREFDPRKFLKPAMDAMRDMCRERLEAFGTAGNASKIKVIPMDEMAKRYASGAMGPAVTAARAA
- a CDS encoding form I ribulose bisphosphate carboxylase large subunit, producing the protein MTAAGESKTEITDKKKRYAAGVLKYAQMGYWDGDYQPKDTDLLALFRITPQPGVDPIEAAAAVAGESSTATWTVVWTDRLTACNQYRAKAYKVEPVPGQPGQYFCYVAYDVILFEEGSIANLTASIIGNVFSFKPLLAARLEDMRLPIAYCKTFKGPPTGIVVERERLDKFGRPLLGATTKPKLGLSGKNYGRVVYEGLVGGLDFMKDDENINSQPFMHWRDRFLYVMEAVNKAQARTGEVKGHYLNITAGTMEEMYRRAQFAKELGSVIVMIDLIIGYTAIQSISEWCRQNDMILHLHRAGHGTYTRQKNHGISFRVIAKWMRLAGVDHIHAGTAVGKLEGDPMTVQGFYNVCRETHNEVDLQRGLFFEQDWADIKKVMPVASGGIHAGQMHQLLDLFGDDVVLQFGGGTIGHPMGIQAGATANRVALEAMVKARNEGVDLKTEGPEVLRKAAKWCKPLEAALDVWGNITFNYTSTDTSDFVPTASVS